The sequence tggaCGCAGCGTGGTCCAGCCCTGGGACCAGACAGGCACAGCGGTGCCATCCCCAGGAGGGAGGACGCCCTGCCCGCGACCAGGCAGCTCCCCGAGGACCTGTGAGCCAACCCACGAAGTGCCACCCCGACACGGGGACCGGGTCCACCCCAGGACACTCACTGGATGTGGCTGTAGTAGAGCATGCTGTTGTTCTGCACCTGCAACGGAGAGCCCATCAGCGGGGCGAGCGCCATGGCCGtgccctgggcaccctgcagtGCCCGTTGCGGGCCGCCGGCAAGGAGCCGGGCGGGCTACGGGCGCCCGTGGGTGCCGCGGTTTGGGGGCTTACCAGGTCGAAGTGGCAGCTCTTGCAGAGGTAGTGGCCCAGCGCGTTCTGGGTGATGTTGTGGCACTCGCCGCACACCAGCCTCCCGTACACCTTGGAGAAGAGCATCGGGGCGAAGACGCCTGCTGGCAGGAGAGGTGGAAGTGGGCGCCAGGCCATGGCGTGGGACATCTTCCCCCCGACGGCACCACTGCCAGGGCACTCACCTCCCAcggagaggaagagcagggcCGAGCTGACACCCGCCGAGCGGCTGTTGAACCTCTGCTCCTGGTGCCGGATGCCTCCTATGACCGTGCACAAGCCCTCGGAGAGAACATGGCTGTCAGTGTGACCTCGGCGAGGAGGTCCTCTCCTCCCACGCTGGAGGACGGGGGCTTTCGTGACACAagcgcctcctccccgccgggcTCACCAGGACCAGGAGGACGCAGCCCACCAGGGTGCCCGTCAGCTCCACCTTGACGATCTCCTCGTAGCACTTGCGGGCGCCCTTGATGAGCGCTGTGATGTAGAAGGTGAGCTCTGTGATGGAGCCAAACGTGGCGTTCACCACCGCCCCCACCGCGACGTTGCTCTGCACCGAGATGCTGCGGGGACGGGAAGCGCAAAGGGTCAATGGGGCGGGAagcagcgccgcggggcggccccggcaccAGGCAGCTGCTCACCTGGCGATGGCCATGCCGATGTAGTAGGAGAGGGGCATGATGGAGAGCAGCGCCAGGGCGAACTTCACGGGCGAGCTCGTCACCCAGTTGCGCCCGTCCACGTAGCCCAGCACCAGCGTCACCACCACCAGCGGCAGCAGGTCTGCGGCGGCCATCAAGGACGTGTCCGAAGTGGGGGGGGTCGGTGGTTTTTGAGGGGTGGTACCTCAAGGTGGTGCCCAGTTGACGTGTCCCCCCCTATACACAAAAAGGAAGCAGGGGGGAAAAGGACACTGACAGCGAAGACGTTGATGCCGTCCATGGCGTACTTGTAGTAGTAGGCGTTGATGGCGCGGTAGCAGCACTTGATCACCTCCGCCTCCAGCGGCACGTTCGTctgcagcggcggcagcggggcgatGGAAACCAAGCGGGTGACACTGGTCTGGGTGTCCCCCCCTGCCAAAAGCCAGCCCATCGAGAGGGGACCCTCCACCCCCAGCACCAGGGGCCACCCACCATGCGCGGGCGCCGGATTCGTACCCGCTccgggggcggcagcagcacccggTGGGCCGTGCGGGTGCTCATCTTGGTGACggagatgaggaagaagaggagccAGGCGACGAAGCAGACGAGCCCGTGGGCCACTGCCAGCGCCGGGTAGCCCAGGCAGAGCCACacggcagcagcggcagcgcgTTGCTGCAAGGACGGCCCGGTGGCGGCAGTTTTTTAGGGTGGAAAAAGCCAAACGGGAGCAGCCGGGCTCCCAAAGAGCCGCCCCTCGGGCCCCGTCCAGCACCTCCCGCGCCGGGCGCTCACCCGGTAGCCGGGGTCCGCGGGGCACCAGCGGCCGGGCGCTGGGCCGCCGAGCAGGGCCGAGGTCTCCCGGGTGCCGTCGGCCTCCGCGGCGGGACCCTGGCGGAGAGTGAGGAGGGGCTGGCGGGGACGGACGTACGGACGGCACCCGGCCGTTACCTCCACCCACTGGATCACTTTGCTGAAGGGCCAGAGGAAGTAGCTGCCCAGGTCCCTGCAGAGCCGCCCTGCGGGGACAGCGGCATCGGGACGCGGGGCAGGACCCCGACGCGCACGTCCCGTCTCCCACCACGACAGCCCGGCCCGGTCGCACCGGGGACGGGCACCTGGGGAAGACTCACCGTAAGGAGCCCCCACGACGGTGAGGAACATCTCGGCGGCCACCAGGACGTAGAGGAGCGCCAGCCACCAGCCGAAGAGCAGCGCGTAGAGGACGCTGCCCAACGTCACCGTGGAGCCTGCAGACAGCGACCGGCCCCTCCGCTGCTCCGCCAGCCGCTTCGCCACGTgcacggcggggggggggggggggtgttaaccgggctccctcctcccaacAGGGTTTTGCCGCGAACCCTAGAGCCTCAGCGGCCGCCCACCTCCAAAGCCGCGGATGACGTTCAGGTTGGAGTAGAGCTCCTTCCTGATCTCCGAGCGGTCCTCCCAGGGCCGGGCGGTCGCGTGGCTCTTCCACTTCTTGAAGCCgaactgcagagaggagaaggtcGCGGCCAAAGAAAAGACCCCCTCCCCTCCCGTGCAGCAGGATGGGCATGGGCCGCGGGGGGACGGACCCACCTTGACGTCGTTGGAGAGCTTGTTGGCCTCCACCGCGCTCTCGGCCGTCAGCGTGGTCTTTGCCCCGCAGCTCTCGCACGCCGGCACCTCGTTCAAGTGCTGCTGGCGGGTGACGACTGCGGGCGAGAGGCGAGCGGGTGTGGGCGCTGGCACAGGGACCCCCCGCGCGGACCCCCCTcaccgctgccgccgccgggctccctaCCGGGCAGGATGCGGAGGGCGAGGATGCGGGGGG comes from Rhea pennata isolate bPtePen1 unplaced genomic scaffold, bPtePen1.pri scaffold_33, whole genome shotgun sequence and encodes:
- the LOC134154677 gene encoding uncharacterized protein LOC134154677, whose translation is MAAPAPAAGEPEVRGEGPRWGSPCDRRCAAINDPHGDLPSASHPHAPTPARLSPAVVTRQQHLNEVPACESCGAKTTLTAESAVEANKLSNDVKFGFKKWKSHATARPWEDRSEIRKELYSNLNVIRGFGGSTVTLGSVLYALLFGWWLALLYVLVAAEMFLTVVGAPYGRLCRDLGSYFLWPFSKVIQWVEGPAAEADGTRETSALLGGPAPGRWCPADPGYRQRAAAAAVWLCLGYPALAVAHGLVCFVAWLLFFLISVTKMSTRTAHRVLLPPPERVRIRRPRMTNVPLEAEVIKCCYRAINAYYYKYAMDGINVFAVNLLPLVVVTLVLGYVDGRNWVTSSPVKFALALLSIMPLSYYIGMAIASISVQSNVAVGAVVNATFGSITELTFYITALIKGARKCYEEIVKVELTGTLVGCVLLVLGLCTVIGGIRHQEQRFNSRSAGVSSALLFLSVGGVFAPMLFSKVYGRLVCGECHNITQNALGHYLCKSCHFDLVQNNSMLYYSHIQPLVYTVSLLLPAAYLIGLFFTLKTHSHIYDIHISDCHRPSHHHSAVVHWSWWRALVILLLTSPVRGSRQPHKCRATQREQRVPVIPLREHVSGQRLLQRERQPESKVVATNVEEGMVEEEPRGR